AATTATAGAAACTCTAGAATCTCCAAAAGAAACTACACCCACAAATGAAATCCAATCTCCAAAGACAACCGCACAAGATAATCCAACAATTAAACGCACAGGTTTGCGTATTGTTAAGAAAAATAATCTCAAAAGTGAAATCCAAGAAGAATCCATTAAAATTCAAGAAGACAAAAAAGAACCCGCCAAAACTTTACAAGATTTACTAGGGAATCTAGACAATGATCACGCCGAAAAGAAAGAAAGAAAAAAGAAAAAAGAAAAGGTTTCCCTTGTTTCTAAAAAACACAATCAGCACAAAATGGATTTATTGGATAATCGCGAATTTCAAAGTTCTGATGAAGATGAAGATGAAGGAATTATATTATTTGATTTGAGTGTGCAAGATGAAGTGGATATGGATGAAGAAGAAAACGAAAAAAAAGCCACCACAGAACGAATCAAGATTCAACGCCACAATCCTTTTATGGAGCAAGGTAGCACACGCCGATCAAATCGCAAAAAAGCTCCAAAGCCGCAAAAAACACAAGAAGCTGTGCAAGGTGTTGTTACTATTCCAGAAGAAATTAGAGCTTATGAATTTGCAGAAAAGATTGGTCGTAGCACAGGCGATGTGATTAAAGTTCTCTTTAATCTTGGAATGATGGTAACTAAAAATGATTTTTTAGAAAAAGATGCTATTGAGATTCTAGCAGAAGAATTTGGAATCCAAATTGAACTACAAAACACAGCTCAAGAGCTTGATTATACGCAACTTCATGAAGATGAAGATAATTCTAAAGACTTAGTGGAACGCGCTCCAGTAGTTACGATTATGGGGCATGTTGATCATGGTAAAACTTCTTTACTTGATTATATTAGAAATACCAAAATTGCTTCAGGAGAAGCAGGGGGAATCACGCAACATATTGGAGCTTATACAATCACTAAAAACAATAAGCAAATTACTTTTATTGATACTCCAGGACACGAAGCTTTTAGTGAAATGCGTGCAAGAGGTGCTTCAGTAACCGATATTGCCATTATTGTTATTGCGGCTGATGATGGTATCAAACCTCAAACTATTGAAGCGCTAAACCACGCAAAAGCAGCAAACGCACCTATTATTATTGCAGTAAATAAAATTGATAAGCCTGAAGCCAATACCGATAAGGTTAAAGCTGAAGCAGCCGAGCTTGGCTTTACTCCGCTAGAATGGGGAGGAGAATATGAATTTGTGCATATTTCTGCCAAAACAGGCGAAGGGATTGATGATTTATTAGAGACTATTTTACTCCAAGCTGAAATCTTAGAGCTAAAAGCCAATCCAAACAAACCTGCTCGTGCTGTTGTCATTGAAAGCAGCCTAGAAAAAGGCAAAGGACCTGTTGCTACTCTCATTGTGCAAAATGGAACACTCAAAATAGGTGATAGCATTATTGCTGACACAGCTTATGGAAGAGTTAGGGCAATTAGTGATGATTTAGGTAAAAATATCACCACCATTACTCCTTCTGGAGTGGGTGTGATCACTGGGCTTAATGAAGTTCCACCTGCTGGATCTATCCTTTTGGCAGTAGAAAATGATAATATCGCACGCGATTATGCACAAAAGCGTGCGGCACACTTACGACAAAAAGAACTTTCACATTCAACAAAAGTTTCTTTTGATGAACTAAGCTCTATGGTAGCACAAGGACAACTAAAAAATCTACCTGTGATTATTAAAACAGACACGCAAGGAAGTCTAGAAGCCATTAAAGGCAGCCTAGAAAAATTGCAAAATGAAGAAGTGAAAGTTAATATTATCCACAAAGGTGTGGGTGGAATCACTGAAAGTGATA
This portion of the Helicobacter canadensis MIT 98-5491 genome encodes:
- the infB gene encoding translation initiation factor IF-2 — protein: MEKIRISQIAKEIGKTSKEILQKAQELGFEAKTASSAVTTEQAEELYNYVLSGKSIETKATKTEAKKIKEESKNQKTAKESGAKKTQTKTSTKTTKETSKDKKAKEITPKENQEIIETLESPKETTPTNEIQSPKTTAQDNPTIKRTGLRIVKKNNLKSEIQEESIKIQEDKKEPAKTLQDLLGNLDNDHAEKKERKKKKEKVSLVSKKHNQHKMDLLDNREFQSSDEDEDEGIILFDLSVQDEVDMDEEENEKKATTERIKIQRHNPFMEQGSTRRSNRKKAPKPQKTQEAVQGVVTIPEEIRAYEFAEKIGRSTGDVIKVLFNLGMMVTKNDFLEKDAIEILAEEFGIQIELQNTAQELDYTQLHEDEDNSKDLVERAPVVTIMGHVDHGKTSLLDYIRNTKIASGEAGGITQHIGAYTITKNNKQITFIDTPGHEAFSEMRARGASVTDIAIIVIAADDGIKPQTIEALNHAKAANAPIIIAVNKIDKPEANTDKVKAEAAELGFTPLEWGGEYEFVHISAKTGEGIDDLLETILLQAEILELKANPNKPARAVVIESSLEKGKGPVATLIVQNGTLKIGDSIIADTAYGRVRAISDDLGKNITTITPSGVGVITGLNEVPPAGSILLAVENDNIARDYAQKRAAHLRQKELSHSTKVSFDELSSMVAQGQLKNLPVIIKTDTQGSLEAIKGSLEKLQNEEVKVNIIHKGVGGITESDITLAAASSNCVILGFNVRPTGSVKNKAKELGIEIKTYSIIYALIDDIKALLGGLLSPVFEEENTGQAEVRETFNIAKVGTIAGCFVSDGVIQRGIKVRLIRNGVVIHTGNIASLKRFKDDAREVQKGFECGIMLENYNDIQVGDVFETYKEVAKQRTF